AGAAAGGTATTATATATCCTCATCATCACCCTCGTTTTACGATTGACGAAGATGCATTACCGATTGGAGTGGAAGTCTTTGTATCAGCCATTATGAACTTTATAAGTAAAGGAGAATGAGATGAAGAAAATACACATTCTAGCGCTTATCCCAGTTCTTTGTTTAGTAGTTGGGCCAATATTTGCGAATTCAGTTACTCCTTACGTATTAGGGATGCCATTTTTATTATTTTGGGTATTATTATCAGTGTTTATTACATCTCTTTGTATGGGGCTTGTGTACGTGTTTGATCCTGCTAATAAGGAGGATGTAAAATGACTGCATTACTTATCATTATTTTATTTTTGTTTCTCGCACTATTTTTAGGGATTCGGGCACAACATGGAAAAGATATGAATTTAGAGCAATGGTCAGTTGGGGGAAGAGGATTTGGCACTATTTTTGTTTTTCTCCTGATGGCAGGTGAGATTTATACGACGTTTACATTTTTAGGGGGAAGCGGCTGGGCGTATAGTAAAGGAGCACCTACCTTTTATATTTTGGGATATGGTGCTTTAGCTTATCTTTTATCGTATTTTTTATTACCACCAATTTGGAAGTATGCGAAAGAGCATAACCTTGTTTCGCAGTCGGATTTTTTTGCGAAGAAATATAGAAGTAAAGCTCTTGGACTTATTGTTTCAGTTGTTGGTGTTGTTTCCATCATCCCATATCTTGTTTTACAGTTAAAGGGACTAGGGATTATCGTTTCAGAAGCTTCTTACGGAAGGGTGTCACCTGTTGTTGCAGTATGGATTGGTGCTATTGTTATAACTATATATGTAATGGTTTCAGGTATACACGGTTCGGCTTGGACGGCTGCTTTGAAGGATATTATGATACTGTTTATCGTTATGTTTTTAGGTATATATTTACCGTATCATTATTATGGAGGATTTCAGCCTATGTTTGAGGCTGTAGAAGCAGCGAAGCCGGGATTTTTATCTTTACCTGAAGAAGGAATGAGTATTTCTTGGTTTGTTTCTACTATTATATTAACGGCCCTAGGTTTTTATATGTGGCCTCATACATTTGCTTCTGCTTTTTCTGCAAAAAATGAAAAAGTATTTCGTAAAAATGCAGCAATTATGCCATTGTATTCTTTAGTGTTACTTTTCGTATTTTTTGCAGGGTTTGCTGCTATATTGCAAGTTCCTGGGTTAAAGGGAGCGGATGTGGATCTTTCGTTATTCCGTCTTGCTTTACAAACTTTTGATCCTTGGTTTATTGGAATTATTGGTAGTGCGGGAGTATTAACGGCGTTAGTTCCAGGCTCTATGCTTGTTATGGCGGCTTCTACACTGTTAGCGAAAAATATTT
This genomic interval from Bacillus thuringiensis contains the following:
- a CDS encoding DUF3311 domain-containing protein, whose product is MKKIHILALIPVLCLVVGPIFANSVTPYVLGMPFLLFWVLLSVFITSLCMGLVYVFDPANKEDVK
- a CDS encoding sodium:solute symporter family protein, producing the protein MTALLIIILFLFLALFLGIRAQHGKDMNLEQWSVGGRGFGTIFVFLLMAGEIYTTFTFLGGSGWAYSKGAPTFYILGYGALAYLLSYFLLPPIWKYAKEHNLVSQSDFFAKKYRSKALGLIVSVVGVVSIIPYLVLQLKGLGIIVSEASYGRVSPVVAVWIGAIVITIYVMVSGIHGSAWTAALKDIMILFIVMFLGIYLPYHYYGGFQPMFEAVEAAKPGFLSLPEEGMSISWFVSTIILTALGFYMWPHTFASAFSAKNEKVFRKNAAIMPLYSLVLLFVFFAGFAAILQVPGLKGADVDLSLFRLALQTFDPWFIGIIGSAGVLTALVPGSMLVMAASTLLAKNIYRTMVPSASDRQVAKAAKLFVPVVTLVAVLFTFKGGETIGALLLMGYSIVTQLFPALVCSLFPRQVITKQGAIAGMGMGLLVVAYITLSGSNIATMFPSFPQSIKDLNVGIVALLINMIVMFVVSGFTKSVSIKKNSIIVEK